A stretch of Brassica napus cultivar Da-Ae chromosome C6, Da-Ae, whole genome shotgun sequence DNA encodes these proteins:
- the LOC106406862 gene encoding wall-associated receptor kinase-like 10 translates to MWQWILCFDQEAENSKAETEKNCLRPSKRKHFSSLQTHSTFIKEITIFLQNIFNMSSFNPSSLLMIFSLLSFLVFNLTVSMSCPTRCGGIDIPYPFGIGEGCYLNKWYEIKCDHNNSLSVSGKLVPVLFVIGKEVVSISFPGKLLSYGSDRMPYGKVRIKNPIISKGCSRNEQESTSLLNLTGSPFYVSDSNTLVAIGCNNKASLTNIEPSIVGCFSSCLPTNHTTSKDYLETVNCNSKSRYDDDGYGYCSERSYINETSCNGNRCCKASMPGSIQQVVGVRIDDNTTTRGGCKVAFLTYDQAYSLLDGSDPNLVLAKRYSTVEFGWFIHTTDLLSFVDSLKCMPMKEYINLSLRSYEGTSGISCACDYNSYFPNYTSCRCNRGYKGNPYIPGGCKDINECTENDYSICGDGTCVNMQGSLKCVFSNHRLAIGFGSSFGSLIFIGGIYGLYRFIRKQRRLNQKKKFFKRNGGLLLQQQLISTEGSVEKTRVFSSRELKKATLNFCLTRILGQGGQGTVYKGMLVDGRIVAVKKSKVVDEDKLEEFVNEVVILSQINHRNIVKLLGCCLETDVPVLVYEFIPNGNLFEHLHEDESDDHTMTTWEVRLRIAIDIAGALSYLHSAASSPIYHRDVKSTNIMLDEKYRAKVSDFGTSRTVTVDHTHLTTVVSGTVGYVDPEYFQSSQFTDKSDVYSFGVVLAELITGEKSVSFLRSQENRTLSTYFILAMKENRLFDIIDARIRDGCKLNQVIATANLARKCLNLKGRKRPSMREVSMELEKIRGSSVDMQLHEYGSENEEENEEQIVDANIELQSWNNIAVTAPTSQYDVGTSTLPMSDVEPLFPFQTR, encoded by the exons ATGTGGCAGTGGATTCTCTGCTTTGATCAAGAAGCTGAAAATTCAAAGGCGGAGACTGAAAAGAACTGTCTGCGTCCAAGTAAACGCAAGCATTTCTCTTCCTTACAAACCCACTCTACTTTTATCAAggaaataacaatttttcttcaaaatatctTTAACATGAGCTCTTTTAatccttcttcccttttgaTGATCTTCTCTCTACTATCTTTCTTGGTCTTTAATCTCACTGTTTCCATGTCTTGTCCTACACGATGTGGAGGAATAGACATCCCGTACCCATTTGGAATCGGGGAAGGCTGCTATCTGAATAAATGGTACGAAATTAAATGTGATCATAATAACTCTCTTTCAGTTTCAGGGAAGCTCGTCCCTGTTCTTTTCGTAATCGGCAAGGAAGTTGTGAGTATCTCTTTTCCAGGTAAACTCCTCTCGTATGGTTCTGATCGCATGCCATATGGGAAAGTTCGAATAAAAAACCCAATAATTTCAAAGGGGTGCTCCCGCAACGAACAAGAGTCTACATCACTTCTGAACTTGACGGGGAGCCCCTTCTACGTTAGTGACAGTAATACACTCGTAGCGATAGGTTGCAATAACAAGGCGTCCTTGACAAATATCGAGCCAAGCATCGTGGGATGCTTCTCCAGTTGCCTCCCAACAAATCATACGACTTCAAAAGATTATCTAGAGACGGTTAATTGTAATAGTAAAAGTAGGTACGATGACGACGGCTACGGGTATTGTAGTGAAAGAAGCTATATAAATGAAACAAGCTGCAACGGTAACCGATGTTGCAAGGCAAGCATGCCCGGTAGTATTCAACAGGTTGTTGGTGTCAGAATAGATGATAACACCACCACAAGAGGAGGGTGTAAAGTTGCCTTCTTAACATATGATCAGGCATACTCTTTATTAGACGGATCTGATCCAAATCTGGTTCTTGCTAAACGATATTCAACAGTTGAGTTCGGATGGTTCATCCATACAACGGATCTTCTTTCCTTCGTAGACTCTCTGAAATGTATGCCCATGAAAGAGTACATAAATCTAAGCCTACGTTCATACGAGGGGACTTCCGGAATAAGTTGTGCATGCGACTATAATTCTTATTTTCCTAACTATACAAGTTGCAGATGCAATAGAGGTTACAAGGGAAATCCATACATTCCGGGCGGGTGTAAAG atattaATGAATGCACTGAAAATGACTACTCGATCTGTGGGGACGGCACTTGTGTCAATATGCAGGGATCCCTAAAATGCGTGTTTAGCAATCATAGGCTTGCTATAG GGTTTGGTTCTAGTTTCGGCTCATTGATCTTTATTGGTGGAATATACGGGTTATacagatttattagaaaacaaaggAGGTTAAACCAGAAAAAGAAGTTCTTCAAGCGTAATGGAGGTTTATTGTTGCAACAACAATTAATTTCAACTGAAGGCAGCGTTGAAAAGACGAGAGTGTTCAGCTCGAGAGAGCTGAAAAAGGCCACCTTAAACTTTTGTTTAACTAGAATACTTGGCCAAGGTGGTCAAGGTACCGTGTACAAGGGAATGCTTGTTGATGGTAGAATTGTAGCAGTGAAAAAGTCTAAAGTCGTGGATGAAGACAAGTTGGAAGAGTTCGTCAATGAGGTTGTCATTCTCTCCCAGATCAACCACAGAAACATCGTGAAACTTTTAGGGTGTTGCCTTGAGACAGATGTCCCTGTTCTTGTCTACGAGTTTATTCCCAACGGCAACCTTTTCGAGCATCTTCATGAAGATGAGTCAGATGATCACACGATGACTACGTGGGAAGTGCGTCTCCGCATTGCTATAGATATTGCAGGAGCTCTTTCGTATTTGCATTCGGCTGCATCATCTCCAATATATCATAGGGACGTCAAGTCTACTAACATAATGTTGGATGAGAAATATCGAGCCAAAGTGTCTGATTTTGGCACTTCAAGAACAGTAACGGTGGATCATACACATCTTACAACAGTCGTTTCTGGTACGGTGGGATATGTGGATCCTGAGTATTTCCAGTCTAGCCAGTTCACGGACAAGAGTGATGTTTACAGCTTTGGGGTGGTGCTTGCGGAGCTTATCACCGGAGAAAAATCAGTATCCTTCTTGCGGTCTCAAGAAAATAGGACATTGTCAACTTATTTCATTCTTGCGATGAAAGAGAATAGGCTGTTTGACATTATCGATGCAAGGATAAGAGATGGTTGCAAGCTGAATCAAGTGATTGCGACGGCAAACCTTGCAAGGAAGTGTTTGAATCTAAAAGGTAGGAAACGGCCAAGTATGCGAGAAGTGTCCATGGAATTGGAGAAAATTCGTGGGTCTTCGGTCGATATGCAACTACATGAGTATGGTAGTGAAAACGAGGAAGAGAATGAAGAACAAATTGTGGATGCTAACATAGAGTTACAATCATGGAACAACATTGCTGTTACTGCCCCAACTTCTCAATACGACGTGGGTACATCGACTTTGCCAATGTCAGATGTTGAGCCTCTGTTTCCTTTTCAAACACGGTAA
- the LOC106402413 gene encoding ubiquitin receptor RAD23b: MKLTVKTLMGRQFEIRVQSSDTIMAVKKNIEDSQGKDNYPCGQQLLIHNGKVLKDETTLVENKVTEEGFLVVMLSKSRTAGSSSGQSSTQPASTTTTTSSTKPAAPSTTQSTAVPASPVTAQEQPAAQTDTHGQVASSLASGNRLEPLVQQLMDMGGGSWDKETVTRALRAAHNNPERAVDYLYSGIPETAEVAVAASGAALVPPASGGPNSSPLDLFPQGTVASAGTGDLGTLEFLRNNDQFQQLRTMVHSNPQILQPMLQELGKQNPQLLRLIQENQAEFLQLVNEPYEGSDGDADIFDQPEQETPHSINVTQAEQEAIQRLEAMGFDRDLVIEAFLACDRNEELAANYLLENSGDFAD, encoded by the exons ATGAAGCTCACCGTTAAGACTCTCATGGGTCGTCAATTTGAAATTAGGGTTCAGTCCTCCGATACG ATAATGGCGGTGAAGAAGAATATAGAGGATTCACAAGGGAAGGATAATTATCCATGTGGGCAGCAACTGTTGATTCACAATGGAAAAGTTTTGAAAGATGAAACTACTCTGGTGGAGAACAAGGTTACTGAGGAAGGCTTTCTTGTCGTCATGCTTAGCAAG AGCAGAACTGCAGGTTCATCATCTGGTCAGTCGTCTACTCAG CCTGCTTCCACTACTACTACCACATCTTCGACTAAG CCTGCAGCTCCATCTACAACTCAGTCTACAGCTGTGCCTGCTTCACCTGTTACTGCTCAAGAACAACCAGC GGCACAGACTGACACCCATGGACAAGTTGCTTCATCATTGGCTAGTGGCAATCGTCTTGAGCCATTGGTGCAACAATTAATGGACATGGGAGGCGGGAGCTGGGACAAAGAAACAGTTACTCGTGCACTTCGAGCTGCTCATAACAACCCTGAGAGAGCAGTGGATTATCTGTACTCT gGGATTCCTGAAACTGCTGAAGTAGCTGTGGCAGCGTCTGGTGCAGCCCTTGTCCCACCTGCGTCTGGAGGTCCTAACTCATCTCCTTTGGATTTATTCCCTCAG GGAACAGTTGCCTCTGCTGGCACTGGTGATCTTGGGACGCTTGAATTTCTTAGAAACAATGATCAG TTCCAACAATTGCGCACCATGGTCCATTCCAACCCTCAAATCCTCCAG CCCATGCTTCAGGAACTTGGAAAGCAAAACCCTCAACTTCTAAGGCTAATCCAAGAGAACCAGGCAGAGTTTCTTCAGTTAGTAAACGAGCCTTACGAGGGATCTGACGG GGATGCAGACATTTTCGATCAACCCGAGCAAGAAACGCCACATTCCATTAACGTCACCCAAGCAGAACAAGAAGCTATTCAACGG CTAGAGGCAATGGGATTTGATAGAGACTTAGTAATAGAAGCCTTTCTTGCATGTGACCGTAATGAGGAATTGGCAGCTAACTATCTATTGGAGAACTCGGGAGATTTTGCAGACTGA